The sequence tctgcagcaGAAGACTATTCACccagcaagacgatcacCCAAAACCTGGGCAAGGAAATAACCAGAcacgagatcgagatgctccAAGCAAAAGCGAAGCTGCAACTACCCCCCACTCCCAGTGCCTCGCACGATGACTTGGCCCATATCGAGCCTCCCACCATCTCTATCGCACAGGCTGCACTGCCTGCGCCGAcaggctcagcagcaccactgCTTAGAGCTCTCAAGCAGAGAGAAGCAAGCGCGTACACAATGGCGTTAGCATGTACCATCTGTTTTCTACCACCACTGTGGTTCTTTGGTTTTCTGTACTACACAGATCTCGCCTCCACCTGGCTTGTGCTCGCAATGCTGTCGTTGTACAATGATCTCAACACGAGCAACGCCCATGTGGCTCCTACTATAACGGGGTTGTTGATCGCTTTGACATCTATCTTGGCCGTGGCAGTGCGACAGACCAATATCGTGTGGATCGGCTTCGCAGCTGCACAGGCTACACTCTCAAGGGTCGGCAAACATGTCTCGCACACACAACAGGGATCGGATCCAGTTACACAAGCAATCGGCATGGTGAAAGGAGCATTTGGTGACAACAAGAAAGGCTGGTGGACAGCCGTTGCGATCAACGCGGCGCCCATGGTTCCGGTATTGGCTGTTTGCGTGTTGTTCTTGCGTTGGAATGGCAGCATCGTGCTGGGTGAGAAGGCGGCGCATCAGGTAGCGCTGCATTTGCCGCAGATGGGCTACTTTGTGGCGTTTGCTCTTGGGTTTGGGCTGTTCCCCTTGCTGTTCAGTCTGCAGTCGATGTCGCACAaagctcaagatcaaggtccatcgagctcgacgcttgcaACATTCACCCATTCCGTGCGGTCCGCGGTATCCGCGTTGATAGATTCGACCATCGCATCACCAGGCTGCATACTGGCACTCGCAGCCGCTTTGGCTGGCTTCTATATTGCAGTAGATCGATTTACTATTGAACACGCGTACATGCTCGCGGATAATCGGCACTATACCTTCTACATCTGGCGCAAGTACCGGAGCTCATACGCGATCCCTGCACTGGATGGAATGACCATCGAACCCAAGTTGGCTGTGGTGCCTCTGTTTGCGCTTGCACTCATCGCGTGGAGTCGCGCACTAACTCATCATGCGGTAAACAAGCGTACTGGCGCACTGTTCAGTCTGCTCTTCTGGATGGCCACAGCAGCGGTATTGGTGCCGACACCGTTGATCGAGCCAAGGTACTTTTTGATGGCGTATCTGCTGTTGAGGATTTACAGTCATCCGTATGCGCCATGTGAAAAGCAAGAGAAGAGTGCACAGTTAAAGTGGATCTACTTGgcgttggaagcagcgaCCTATGCAGCTGTCAATGTGATCACTGTGGGGTTGTTTGTCAACAGACCGTTCCAGTGGCCCTCACATGCAGTGGATGTCTCACGAAACGAGCACACCACAATGCGTTTCCTCTGGTAATCCGCCCTGTTTTTTTAACCGAGTCTAGAAATCACGGATGgcatcaacatcaaggTCTTGCTTGACCGACCCGGACCGTGGACGAGTTGCGAAGGGGGTGTGTAGTCCAGAAACGATTCGAGCGAGCACACCGAAATCGTGAGGCGTAgatgtgaatcgtgaaggaTGTTGGGCAAAAACGCAAGCGAGCGGAGCAAGTGGTTGTACTCCGGCTCCTCCGGACCGTAGtgtgatgcgtgatgcgtgattcgtgattcgtgttcACGAATTCTGCGGTGGCGCCTGCCCAATTgtgccaatcacgaatcgtgaatgatttattcacgattactCGACTCGCAACtgtttcgtgatttagACTTACAACTCGCATATCCACACTCGTGCCTCGTGACCTGACCTGATTTGGCACAACgtgtaatcacgaatgatcGCGATACGCTTTGCTGCCGTTGGCCGTAGGCGTCGTATACTGTTGTGCGCACTCCTCAGACGGCCGGACCGCATCGCTTGGCGTCGACCAACTCCGACCGCGCATATCCGTTTATCCCGCTCGCTCACTCTCGATGCATGCGCGTTGTAACGGTGAAGCTGCGCTCACAAGCTCGCTAAGCAAGAGCCACCCCCGCACACGCTCGCTAAGCAAGAGCCACCCCGCATAAGctctcactcacgactggtgTTCTCAGCGCTGTCGTACCAGATTTTCGGTGCGATCCTTGCGTCGAGCTATCGTGCGCGTTGGCTTCTGCGCAGTCTACATTGGTCCGTAATCTCGCTTACTTTCCCACGCGACCGCTTGATCGGCTGTTGCTTGTACCTCGGATTGCAGTGGCAACTATGCATGCAGCGAGAGGACCGAGCTAGATTCGAGCTCATTACTGCATGAGATCCCACGCAAGCGAGCGGGAAAGATGAAACAAACAGGTGGCAAACGTGCACGAAATGATCCACTATCAAACATCCTGCCCCAGAGCGTCGCGGGCGTTTTACCGAGTAGTGATGCCAATTTCAGCGGGGTGTGAAGGTGGGAttttggaagaagagaagcgTTCTGTAACATGGGTAAGTCAGAGTGTCCTTTGCAGGCCATATGAGATCACGTCCACGCACTGAATCAGACGGAATTGCATCGAGGCTCTGCCGGTTGGCCGAAAATGAGATGCTTGATGGAGCTCACAGGCACGGGGTGTTTGCCGAAACGAGTTTTGCCTCCGCCGATCCGGTCGCCACTACTTTTCAGTGTTTGGTTGGCAGATATGAAAATGTTATAAGAGAGCTAGCTTGAACGAGTGCGAATTCATACATGCTCATCCGGCACTTACGACTGTTGCTTCTAAGAGAGGGTTCAAAGTTGATGCTCTGTCCAGAACGGCAGTTCCTGTGTCGTCATGATTCTCTCCAAGTTGGGCTTTGCGCTCGTGCGCCTCATTAGCGTGCTCATCCTCTGCACGTGCTCACACGCGCTtccgagctcgtcatcgatCCCTGCCACGCGACGTTTGGCACCGCGTCGCGTTACTGTGCGCCACTACACACTCAACGTCACTACCGCCACGCTCTTCTCGGCGTGTGATCCATTTGGTCCGACAACGCTGATTGATTCGTCGTTTCCCGGGCGCGTTCTGCGCGCGCGTGCAGGCGAGATCCTCTCGGTGCGCGTCTACAACCATCTCGACGCGAATGGCGAGAGTGGCGGCAACCTGACCATGCATTTCCACGGCCTGTCGATGCGCATGCACCCCGTCATGGACGGCACGATGCTCGTCAGTCAGTGGCCGATCACGCCGGGCAAGTTTTTCGACTACCGCATCCCACTTACTGCCGAAGACAAGGGGACCTACTATTACCACAGTCACGTCGGTGTGCAGTCCATGACAGCATACGGCGCTCTAGTGGTGGAAGACCCCGAAGAGCAAGAGTTGTGGGATCCGAGCCAAGCAACGTTGCTGAAAAGCAAGCATGCCGAGAGCGTCGAATTTGTCCACGTCTATGGAGAAGAAGCCCTGCACAAAAACGGAAAAAGTGGCCAAAACAGTCCGTACTCTTAcgaccaagatcgagtGCTGGCGATCGGTGACTGGTTCAGCTACAGCTCGGTGAAACAGGTGCAGAAACAGCTGCTTGCAGATCCATTCGTCTGGCCGGGCTCAgccaccaagctgctcgtcaacggcAAGTCGTCCCCAGTGAACATCTCTGCTCTATCTGCACCGGCATGCAATCAAACGAAAGCTGATGCGATCGGCGTCAAGTGCACCTCGGCGCCAGCTCAATGCGCCAGGCCCGTGTATCCGACAATCGAGCTGGATTATGACAAGACGTACAGATTCAGGCTCGTAGGGGCTACCAGTTTGATGTACGTCTCGCTTGGCATACTCAAACCGACCAAGACGGCGTATACCTCGATCAACGCTACGAGCAGTGTCGTCGCTCAACCGGTGCAATTCGACAAGATGACGTTGATCGAAGCGGATGGTTCGTATTTGGACCGACTCGATGTTGATCACATCGAGTTGACTTCGGGCCAACGATACTCTGTGCTGTACAAGAGCCTAAGTAGAAAGCAGGTCAAGCAGGATGGTACGGGGGGAGTATACTGGATGCGGCTGGAATCTAGGTGGCGAGCAGGCCCGAGCATGTGGCTCAAGATCGTGTATCCTTCTCACAACACATCTGCTGTTCAACCACCGATCCGACTTGCTTCAGGACAAAAGGACCTGCAGCTGTTACCAGCCGAGACGTTTGGATGGAAGACGTCGCAGCTGTCTCCATTGTCAAAGCCTTACGGTCCGCATTGGTGGTACTCGGACCGGATGCCTTCCGATTCCGAGGTGACACGAACCGTGCTCATAGATACGCAACAGGTCAAGTTCTTTGCATCAGGTAAAGGTGTCAAGTGGGACCAGAATGGTGTGGCGCTCAACGAGACGTCGCCGGGTACTAGAACGCCGTATCTGGTACGTACGTTTTTGGGAGACATTCAACTGCCCACTGCGACGCAGATCGAATCGGCCATGTACAACCCTGTCAGCTACAAGTACCGTGATTCGAACGGCAACGATACGGGAACGAGCCGGATGATGATCGACATGAACAACGCCAccgaggtggaggcggcCTCACGTCGACATTGGGGACAAGCGTATTcgtccaagctcaacatGTACTTTGGTGGAGCAGGTGAAGTGATCGATATTGTACTGGTCAATCAGGCGTCGCagttgtcgtcgtcggttGAGATTCATCCGTGGCATATGCATTCGCACAAGCATTTTACACGAACCATTCAAGCGGGCACGTTTTCCTTCTCGCGACTCGCCTCGCTGTatgcgtcgtcgtcgagctcaaaAGCCTTTTCCAATCCGATCCAACGTGATACCACGGTAGCATACGCCAGTCCCGGAGCCGCGTTCCTGAACCAAACCATCCCAAACCCGCAAGTCGACCATGGCGGTTGGACCGTATTGCGATACAAGGTAGATCCCAAAAACGCCGGCGTGTTTCTGCTTCACTGTCATATTGCCTTCCATCTAGAAATGGGCATGGCAACCGTCTGGACCATGGCGCCTGATCAGTTGGCGCGAACAGCACGCTTCAACTGGCCCACGCTCCATTCCGACCATCCCAACATCCAAGGCTTGAACGCAGACCGCTACTTGCATTACGCCAACAATGTCAACGCCGTATTGTAGCGCTACATTCTTCAACGcgttgatgctgctcaTTATGTCGTGAATCCAGATCCGTGATGACCGAGCAAGGATCCAATACTCACACTGTACATCGTAACACAGCTTTCATTGTGCCCTCAGCTGCTGTCGTATCGTGTATCGTTGTCCGTCAGCCTGCTAGGGTTACGCATGTTGACGTGCCAAAATTATCATCCTGACCAACGTCACAAATATTCTCAGACTACATACTGTACACATCACACTTGCAATTGGGTAGAAAGCAAATTGTCATCGAGAATAGAAAGACcccaatcatgaatgccCAACATCTAGAAAGACGCAAGCCAACCGGACTTTGTCCGCACCTCACAGACATGCATTCTACCGATTCAGAAAAAGGGGCATAAATTTGGAGCGAAAATAGGAGGGGTGGCTCGGAACAAACTGGCTGTTTGCCCCTATCACATGCCCTTGAAAACACGTTTACCAGACCCTGGTCTCGAGTAGGAGATCGGATTCAGgagcgagaccgaggcaAGCACGCATAAAGTTGGTGCAAGCGGCACGCTGCCtgttgagcgagttgaCAACATCCGTGCCTGGCTTGACGAGCGGAGCCTTGAGCGAGTAcgagaggagcgagaggaCCGAGTACATCGAGTTCCACTCCTTGTCCGCGGTGCCGGCCTTGTAGGTGATGCGCGTCATGAGCTCGGCCAGAATGGTCAGGTCAAGCAGAAGAGGCGAGGCAAGCAGCGAGTCCTCGCAGAGGTTGGTGACGTACAGCCTGTTGCGGCCACCCATGCAGAGCTCCGAGGTGTAATCGTCCATGGCAACTTTCTGGTCACCGACGGCGGGCTGGTACTTGATGACGATGCAGTGGTCCGGGTGCTCGCCCTTGTCAGCCTTGCCGTCGGCGTTGGTCTTGCCGGGAACGGCAGGCTTGTAGAGCAAGTGGTTGGCAGCACAGcagtcgtcgacgaccgaAGACTTGGAGATCTCCTTGGACTTGAACTGACGCTGCGAGCTGAGGTTGTAGCCGTCGTTGTTACCCAGGTGGTTGtacgaggcgatcgagagcgGCTTGATACCGGCGTTGACAAGGAACTCGGCAAGGACCGACTTGACCTTGGTCTGACCGGTCTTGAGGTCGTCACCACCGATGAAAGCCTTGTGCTTCTCGGCGAGCTGGATGCATCCGGGGACAAAGGTGTTCTGGGGAGCACCGTTGACGTAAGGAGCATTCTCGAGGATACAGGCAatggcaaagatggtggAGGGCGATACCTCGTCGTGGTTCTGCTCGACCGCCTTGAGGAGGTTGTCGGCCGTGTCATTGACGCCGGGGAGGATCTCCGAGTAGCGCTCCGTGTTGGCGGTCCAGACAACGATGACCTGATCGAGGTTGTTCTGGCGCTTAAACTCGCGAATGTCGGCGCGGATCTGGTCGACGTGAGCCGCCTTGGACTGGCCGGGGAGAACGTTATCGGCACGTTGCTCCTGGTTCTGAGCAATAAAGTCCGGATAGTAGACGGAAGCGAGCGGCTTCATCTCGGCCATGTAAGGGGCGACCTGTCGCTGGAGGTCGTAGTCGAGCACCTTTGCGCGGGTCATGGCCTGGTCCATGGGGAGACCCGAAATGTCCCAACcaccgaggacgaggtcgTTGGGGTGGACCATGGGGAGGACGTTGGAGAAGGGGACCCAGACATCCTTGCCCGTGGCAGGGTCGGTGCCGAGGCGGATAGTGGAGGCGCGGACGAGCGAGCCGTAGTAGTTGGGCACCTGGAGACCATCCTTGTTGTGCCAAGTGATGttgtgcttgttggcgagGATAGtggcggtgatggtggtgccgTTGTTACCACCCCAGCCAACCATCATGAGACCGGTGCGGGGAACCTTGCGCTCGGTCTTGAACTGGAACTGGCGCTGGAAGGGGGTAGCAACGTATTCAGTGGTGCCATCGTCGTGGTGAACCTTTTCCACGTGGGTGTTGAGGTACTCGTAGTCGGCAACGATGGTCTCGGTGGAGTAGTTGACCTTGTCCGAGTTGACGCGGATGAACTCGCGCTGTTCGTGACGAGCGTTGGTGGGGTTGATGGGCACATTGGCACCGTTAGCGTGGACGGCATGGCCGTTGGCGGCGGTGTTTCCGTTAGCGACAGGAGCCATGCTTGCAGAACGTGAGGGAAAGAGTGAAAATTTAAAGAGAATTGTGAGGTGTGCAAGGAGGACGGCTTAATGTTCTGCTAGCTGAGCGGGGCTGGTGTGCTTGATGCCCCGGTGCGAGTTGTGCGACGAGCAAAGCTGGTTGGAGAAAATGGTGGGCAAC comes from Mycosarcoma maydis chromosome 18, whole genome shotgun sequence and encodes:
- a CDS encoding uncharacterized protein (related to Alpha-1,2 glucosyltransferase ALG10), with product MATSSSDRWPIPLKQHIPTLIFITVTVLTSNLVSRTQPTAYLDEIFHIPQAQQFCSALSSTSLFSAQQVWRQLTSVRYDAQLTTPPGMYAISVGMAKVLPGWECKDVVWLRSTNLVLLLTLPVLVARILGQIEEQARIASAAEDYSPSKTITQNLGKEITRHEIEMLQAKAKLQLPPTPSASHDDLAHIEPPTISIAQAALPAPTGSAAPLLRALKQREASAYTMALACTICFLPPLWFFGFLYYTDLASTWLVLAMLSLYNDLNTSNAHVAPTITGLLIALTSILAVAVRQTNIVWIGFAAAQATLSRVGKHVSHTQQGSDPVTQAIGMVKGAFGDNKKGWWTAVAINAAPMVPVLAVCVLFLRWNGSIVLGEKAAHQVALHLPQMGYFVAFALGFGLFPLLFSLQSMSHKAQDQGPSSSTLATFTHSVRSAVSALIDSTIASPGCILALAAALAGFYIAVDRFTIEHAYMLADNRHYTFYIWRKYRSSYAIPALDGMTIEPKLAVVPLFALALIAWSRALTHHAVNKRTGALFSLLFWMATAAVLVPTPLIEPRYFLMAYLLLRIYSHPYAPCEKQEKSAQLKWIYLALEAATYAAVNVITVGLFVNRPFQWPSHAVDVSRNEHTTMRFLW
- a CDS encoding uncharacterized protein (related to L-ascorbate oxidase precursor), with the translated sequence MILSKLGFALVRLISVLILCTCSHALPSSSSIPATRRLAPRRVTVRHYTLNVTTATLFSACDPFGPTTLIDSSFPGRVLRARAGEILSVRVYNHLDANGESGGNLTMHFHGLSMRMHPVMDGTMLVSQWPITPGKFFDYRIPLTAEDKGTYYYHSHVGVQSMTAYGALVVEDPEEQELWDPSQATLLKSKHAESVEFVHVYGEEALHKNGKSGQNSPYSYDQDRVLAIGDWFSYSSVKQVQKQLLADPFVWPGSATKLLVNGKSSPVNISALSAPACNQTKADAIGVKCTSAPAQCARPVYPTIELDYDKTYRFRLVGATSLMYVSLGILKPTKTAYTSINATSSVVAQPVQFDKMTLIEADGSYLDRLDVDHIELTSGQRYSVLYKSLSRKQVKQDGTGGVYWMRLESRWRAGPSMWLKIVYPSHNTSAVQPPIRLASGQKDLQLLPAETFGWKTSQLSPLSKPYGPHWWYSDRMPSDSEVTRTVLIDTQQVKFFASGKGVKWDQNGVALNETSPGTRTPYLVRTFLGDIQLPTATQIESAMYNPVSYKYRDSNGNDTGTSRMMIDMNNATEVEAASRRHWGQAYSSKLNMYFGGAGEVIDIVLVNQASQLSSSVEIHPWHMHSHKHFTRTIQAGTFSFSRLASLYASSSSSKAFSNPIQRDTTVAYASPGAAFLNQTIPNPQVDHGGWTVLRYKVDPKNAGVFLLHCHIAFHLEMGMATVWTMAPDQLARTARFNWPTLHSDHPNIQGLNADRYLHYANNVNAVL
- a CDS encoding putative myo-inositol 1-phosphate synthase (MIPS), whose protein sequence is MAPVANGNTAANGHAVHANGANVPINPTNARHEQREFIRVNSDKVNYSTETIVADYEYLNTHVEKVHHDDGTTEYVATPFQRQFQFKTERKVPRTGLMMVGWGGNNGTTITATILANKHNITWHNKDGLQVPNYYGSLVRASTIRLGTDPATGKDVWVPFSNVLPMVHPNDLVLGGWDISGLPMDQAMTRAKVLDYDLQRQVAPYMAEMKPLASVYYPDFIAQNQEQRADNVLPGQSKAAHVDQIRADIREFKRQNNLDQVIVVWTANTERYSEILPGVNDTADNLLKAVEQNHDEVSPSTIFAIACILENAPYVNGAPQNTFVPGCIQLAEKHKAFIGGDDLKTGQTKVKSVLAEFLVNAGIKPLSIASYNHLGNNDGYNLSSQRQFKSKEISKSSVVDDCCAANHLLYKPAVPGKTNADGKADKGEHPDHCIVIKYQPAVGDQKVAMDDYTSELCMGGRNRLYVTNLCEDSLLASPLLLDLTILAELMTRITYKAGTADKEWNSMYSVLSLLSYSLKAPLVKPGTDVVNSLNRQRAACTNFMRACLGLAPESDLLLETRVW